The DNA segment TGAAGGAAACGAATAGCGAGGATAGCCGGCAAATTATACTAGACTCGCTCCCCCTAGGTAGTTTGCTAGACTTAAATGCCCCACAAGAAGATCAGACATCAGTGCCATCGATTGTGAACTCCGCAAAAGATCAAATCCCACAGTTTTATGATAATCTGGCCATCCCAGGTAATGCTGCACCTTCTGATGGTCCGTTGTCCGTTATAAAAACCCGTCTTGCTTCggaaaataataagaaaTACTCAACTGTTCCAGAGGGTCGCAATACTCTATCCAGAAGCCCCTATATTATCTtgtctctttctttattctttagATGGTTGTACCCAggtcattatttttttgtctaCAGAGAAGCGCTTCTTTCCGCATTTTTTCAGGAcagaaattcaaagagtTATTACTGTTCAGAGGAATTGATATACGCCGTTGCCGCCCTAGGTTCCAAGATAACTAATAAATCCGACGAGCTATATctaaaatctttcaaatattaTAGTCTTTCAAGGGAGataattttgagaaaaattttccaggcCAAAGATtgttcatttgaaaaagaggGATCCTCTTCGCCGAAGTTGGCCCTGATTCAAAGTTTACTGTGTCTCGCATTCTATGATATAGGAAGAGGAGAGAACTCTTCGGCGTGGTATTTTTCAGGATTAGCGTTCAGAATTGTTCATGAGATTGGCTTACAGCTAAATCCTGCTGCTTTAAATGGTATCAGCGGTGAGGAATTGACGCAGATGGATATTGAAGTTCGAGTAAGAATTTATTGGGGCTGCTATTTGGTGGATCACTTTATTGCTGAATTATATGGTAGGTCAACTGTTTTAACATTGTCAAATTCTGCTATTCCAGAGACAGATGAGTTGCCAAATATTAAGGCAGGTTTTGAGGACTACATGTATTCTGATCCGGATAAACCCTTACTTGTGGCCGCTCCAATCAAATGCTTAATTTTGCTATCGAGAATTACTGagttatataaaaatgagAATACTCAACTGAAAACAACATCGGAGAGGATTGGCGCCCTTTCTGGGTTCAACATAGATTTACAGAAGTGGAGATCCAGCTTACCAAAGGAACTGACATGGTCAAATGAAACATTGGCcgaagaaaaagatttCGATCCTaccatttcttttgtatGGTACCATTACTACATGATACTACTTTCTTATAATAAGACCTTTATTTTGGATTCCAAGGAAAACACGTCAATTATTGAGGAGGCAATTCAAGATTTATTTTACCTACTGAGAGATTGGATAATCAAATATCatacatttgaaaaatgtaGTATCCAGATGGTTACTACCGCTGTTTTAGCTCTGCAATGTATGAATAGTAAAAATATCAGTTGCATCTATTATAACGATTTTacaaactttttgaaatcacCTACCATAaattatgattttttgtccgaactttttgaaaacgaaaTCACTTCCGAATCGCTCTACCCACTTAGTCTTTCAGATGGTGCCAATTTCCTGGCAGATGAATTTCCCGATTTGTCGTTGTTGAGCGAAATGGATGCATTGATAAATAATCAAGTATATAAGCTATAATTTCTGCCTTAGAATTGaggataaagaaaacagtTAACCCAATATCTCTTTAAAacttttattgaaaatggacACACCTTGCATAATCTCTTCTTTAGAAATAGTGATAGGAGGTGCGATTCTAAAAACACCACCAAACGCCGGGACAGCTATCAAGTTTGCGGATAGTCCGAGTTCCAACATTTTATCGGCTAGCCTTCCAGCTAATTCGCCGTCGGCTTCTCTGGTCTCGGGCTtaataatttcaatacCAGTCATCAAACCTCGACCTCTGATGTCGCCAATTTGTTCATACTTGCCTtgtaatttcttcaattctgATCTGAATAGATCGCCCATTTTTGCAGAGTTCTCAACCAAATCGTCACGAATTACAATATCCAACACTTTCGCACCAACAGCACATGGCAGAGGATCGTTTACATGGGTAGTATAGAATAAAAAGCGCTCATCGTGTGCCTTGTCCGCTATCTTGTCGGATGTAACCACAGAAGATAATGGTAGACCATTTCCTAGGGTTTTGCTCAGCGACAAAATATCGGGAACGATGTCGTAGGCTTCAAACCCAAACATGGCTCCACATCTGCCGATTGCCGTTTGAGCTTCATCAACAATCAAAAGCattcctcttttcttacAGTGCGCATGTAAGCTTTTCATATAACCATCTGGAAGAACAAGCATACCACCTGAACTCATGACTGGTTCTACAATAAGAGCGGCTAGAGAACCCACAGAAGCGACATCAATCAAACTAAATCCATAGTCCATCTCTGTTTCCCAATCATAAGTCCCATCTTTGTTTCGAAAAATGGATCTATATGCATTTGGGGCTGGCAAAACCAAATTACCTGGCATTGTAGGCCCGTGATTTTTACGGCCATCCTGATATGTTGTACTGCCCGATACACCCGTCATACCATGCCATGATAATGACAAACCGACAACTTCGAATTTTCCAGTGTACACTTTGGCTAACTTGATGGCTGCCTCATTTGCTTCGGAGCCGGTACTTAAAAACATAGCTCTATCTAGCCCTGCTGGAAGTAGGCCAGTGAGTTTCTCTGCTAATTCGAAAACAGGTGGAGATAGCATCCCACTGAAAAGATGATCTAAGTGATGCGCATGCTCGGAAATAGTTTCACAGATTTCAGGGTGTCCATGTCCTAGCAAAGTAGACATTTGACCAGAGGTGAAGTCAAGTATCTTTCTTTCCCCTGCATACACATAAGAGCCTTCGGCCCTTGTGATAATCATAGGAGCAAATTTCGCACCATAGCCAAGCAAATGTTTcgatttttcttgcaaatCTTCTTGAGGATACTGT comes from the Saccharomyces kudriavzevii IFO 1802 strain IFO1802 genome assembly, chromosome: 7 genome and includes:
- the SKDI07G0040 gene encoding uncharacterized protein, which codes for MSRNKGYLKALENYVAQLENSLIRMKETNSEDSRQIILDSLPLGSLLDLNAPQEDQTSVPSIVNSAKDQIPQFYDNLAIPGNAAPSDGPLSVIKTRLASENNKKYSTVPEGRNTLSRSPYIILSLSLFFRWLYPGHYFFVYREALLSAFFQDRNSKSYYCSEELIYAVAALGSKITNKSDELYLKSFKYYSLSREIILRKIFQAKDCSFEKEGSSSPKLALIQSLLCLAFYDIGRGENSSAWYFSGLAFRIVHEIGLQLNPAALNGISGEELTQMDIEVRVRIYWGCYLVDHFIAELYGRSTVLTLSNSAIPETDELPNIKAGFEDYMYSDPDKPLLVAAPIKCLILLSRITELYKNENTQLKTTSERIGALSGFNIDLQKWRSSLPKELTWSNETLAEEKDFDPTISFVWYHYYMILLSYNKTFILDSKENTSIIEEAIQDLFYLLRDWIIKYHTFEKCSIQMVTTAVLALQCMNSKNISCIYYNDFTNFLKSPTINYDFLSELFENEITSESLYPLSLSDGANFLADEFPDLSLLSEMDALINNQVYKL
- the SKDI07G0050 gene encoding aspartate aminotransferase family protein, yielding MTKPSAPYEQYPQEDLQEKSKHLLGYGAKFAPMIITRAEGSYVYAGERKILDFTSGQMSTLLGHGHPEICETISEHAHHLDHLFSGMLSPPVFELAEKLTGLLPAGLDRAMFLSTGSEANEAAIKLAKVYTGKFEVVGLSLSWHGMTGVSGSTTYQDGRKNHGPTMPGNLVLPAPNAYRSIFRNKDGTYDWETEMDYGFSLIDVASVGSLAALIVEPVMSSGGMLVLPDGYMKSLHAHCKKRGMLLIVDEAQTAIGRCGAMFGFEAYDIVPDILSLSKTLGNGLPLSSVVTSDKIADKAHDERFLFYTTHVNDPLPCAVGAKVLDIVIRDDLVENSAKMGDLFRSELKKLQGKYEQIGDIRGRGLMTGIEIIKPETREADGELAGRLADKMLELGLSANLIAVPAFGGVFRIAPPITISKEEIMQGVSIFNKSFKEILG